One window from the genome of Bradyrhizobium xenonodulans encodes:
- a CDS encoding ABC transporter ATP-binding protein, giving the protein MTALSKKPAAIRVVLPFVFRHWLKQPGRTFAIVIGLLGATAADLFMPVFSGHLIDALTRGPSDPEARHAALVAFGAIVALGAASMALRLAGLQAIVPFTLKIMSEVAQDAFMRVQRFSTDWHANSFAGSTVRKITRGMWALDLLNDTILLALLPSLVVLIGSMILLGVHWTALGGVIALGALVYVTMTVLFSTRYIAPAARVSNAWDTKVGGTLADALTCNAVVKSFGAEAREDARLGRVINRWRVRVRRTWFRYNYTAMAQLSLLLCLRGSVIGGSVLLWMSGHASPGDVTYVLTSYYVIHAYLRDVGMHINNLQRSVNDMEELVAIHDEPIGIADATEARPIAIEGGEIVFDDVTFHYGGHRAPLYDGLSLTIRAGERVGLVGRSGSGKTTFVKLVQRLYDVTDGRVLIDGQDIALATQHSLRSQIAIVQQDPILFHRSLAENIAYGRPGASLEAIEQAARLANAHDFILRLPKGYGTLVGERGVKLSGGERQRVALARAFLADAPVLILDEATSSLDSESEALIQQAMERLMKGRTSIVIAHRLSTVRSLDRILVFDRGEIVEQGTHAVLANKPGGIYRGLFERQVVELGHVAAAE; this is encoded by the coding sequence ATGACCGCTCTGTCAAAGAAGCCCGCGGCGATACGCGTGGTGCTGCCCTTCGTGTTCCGGCACTGGCTGAAGCAGCCGGGGCGGACGTTTGCCATCGTCATCGGCCTGCTGGGGGCGACCGCCGCCGACCTGTTCATGCCGGTGTTCTCGGGGCACCTGATCGATGCGCTGACGCGCGGGCCGTCCGATCCCGAAGCGCGCCACGCTGCGCTGGTCGCATTCGGCGCCATCGTGGCGCTCGGCGCGGCCTCGATGGCGCTGCGGCTCGCAGGTCTCCAGGCGATCGTGCCGTTCACGCTGAAGATCATGTCCGAGGTCGCGCAGGACGCCTTCATGCGCGTGCAGCGCTTCTCGACCGACTGGCACGCCAATTCCTTCGCCGGCTCCACCGTGCGCAAGATCACGCGCGGCATGTGGGCGCTCGACCTCTTGAACGACACCATCCTGCTGGCGCTGCTGCCGTCGCTGGTCGTGCTGATCGGATCGATGATCCTGCTCGGCGTGCATTGGACCGCGCTCGGCGGGGTGATCGCGCTCGGCGCGCTGGTCTATGTCACGATGACGGTGCTGTTCTCGACGCGCTACATCGCGCCGGCCGCGCGTGTCTCCAATGCCTGGGACACCAAGGTCGGCGGCACGCTGGCGGACGCGCTGACATGCAACGCCGTGGTGAAATCCTTCGGCGCCGAAGCGCGCGAGGATGCGCGGCTTGGCCGCGTCATCAACCGCTGGCGCGTGCGGGTGCGGCGGACCTGGTTTCGCTACAACTACACCGCCATGGCGCAGCTCTCGCTGCTGCTGTGCCTGCGGGGCTCCGTGATCGGCGGCTCGGTGCTGCTGTGGATGTCAGGGCATGCCTCGCCCGGCGACGTCACCTATGTGCTGACCAGCTACTACGTCATCCACGCGTACCTGCGCGACGTCGGCATGCACATCAACAATCTCCAGCGGTCGGTCAACGACATGGAGGAGCTGGTGGCGATCCACGACGAGCCGATCGGCATTGCCGACGCGACCGAGGCGCGGCCGATCGCGATCGAGGGCGGCGAGATCGTGTTCGACGACGTCACGTTCCATTATGGCGGCCATCGCGCGCCGCTCTATGACGGACTGTCGCTGACGATCCGCGCCGGCGAACGCGTCGGTCTCGTTGGCCGCTCCGGCTCCGGCAAGACCACCTTCGTCAAGCTGGTGCAGCGGCTCTACGACGTCACGGATGGACGCGTGCTGATCGACGGGCAGGACATCGCGCTGGCGACGCAGCACTCGCTGCGCAGCCAGATCGCGATCGTGCAGCAGGACCCGATCCTGTTTCACCGCTCGCTCGCCGAAAACATCGCCTATGGCCGGCCTGGCGCCAGCCTGGAGGCGATCGAGCAGGCGGCGCGGCTGGCGAATGCGCACGACTTCATCCTGCGCCTGCCGAAGGGCTACGGCACCCTAGTCGGCGAGCGCGGCGTGAAGCTGTCGGGCGGCGAGCGGCAGCGGGTGGCGCTGGCGCGTGCCTTCCTGGCGGACGCGCCAGTGCTGATCCTGGACGAGGCGACATCGAGCCTCGATTCGGAATCGGAGGCGCTGATCCAGCAGGCGATGGAGCGGCTGATGAAGGGCCGCACCTCGATCGTGATCGCGCACCGGCTGTCGACGGTGCGCAGCCTCGATCGCATCCTGGTGTTCGACCGCGGCGAGATCGTCGAGCAAGGCACCCATGCCGTGCTCGCGAACAAGCCGGGCGGAATCTATCGCGGCCTGTTCGAGCGCCAGGTGGTGGAGCTCGGGCATGTCGCAGCA
- a CDS encoding IS481 family transposase, whose product MPWNEVSVMDQRREFVRLALQEGANRRELCRRFGISPDVGYKWLRRWQAGDHDLADQPRRPKSMPRRSEPAVEAQILAVRDKHPAWGARKIAHCLKRDGQAVPVPSTVHQILCRNERIKPSEKASPSPSDHRFEKDAPNQLWQMDFKGHMPLADGRRCHPLTMVDDHSRYALCLKACANEQRPDVQKHLTDTFRRYGMPEAFYLDNGSPWGDTSGARWTSLKVWLLKLGVRVIHARPRHPQGRGKNERFHRSLKAEVFALHTFRTLAEVQRALDNWRTIYNLERPHESLGMGIPADRYRPSSRAMPDRVPKVQYDAGEIVRTASSTRSYIAFKGQMWKVPQAFCGEQLAIRQLDRDGRYGIFFASWQVASIDLTNGQPVSDVSEQVSAMSPV is encoded by the coding sequence ATGCCCTGGAACGAGGTGTCGGTAATGGATCAGCGACGCGAGTTTGTGCGGCTTGCCTTACAGGAAGGAGCGAACCGGCGAGAGTTGTGCCGGCGGTTCGGAATCAGCCCTGACGTGGGCTATAAATGGTTGCGGCGTTGGCAGGCTGGCGACCATGATCTGGCGGATCAGCCGCGTCGTCCGAAGAGCATGCCCAGGCGCAGCGAGCCTGCGGTGGAGGCGCAAATCCTGGCTGTGCGGGACAAGCATCCAGCCTGGGGGGCGCGCAAGATTGCCCATTGCCTGAAGCGCGACGGCCAGGCTGTGCCTGTGCCTTCGACGGTCCATCAGATCCTGTGCCGGAATGAGCGGATCAAGCCGAGCGAGAAGGCTTCGCCAAGCCCTTCAGACCACCGGTTCGAGAAGGATGCGCCCAATCAGCTTTGGCAGATGGACTTCAAGGGTCACATGCCGCTTGCCGACGGGAGGCGTTGCCATCCGCTCACCATGGTCGATGACCACTCGCGCTATGCCCTGTGTCTGAAGGCATGCGCCAACGAGCAGCGCCCAGACGTGCAGAAACACCTGACCGACACTTTTCGACGCTATGGGATGCCAGAGGCCTTTTACCTCGACAATGGATCTCCCTGGGGCGACACGTCCGGCGCTCGCTGGACCTCGCTGAAGGTATGGCTGCTCAAGCTCGGCGTCAGGGTGATCCACGCCAGGCCACGCCATCCTCAGGGCCGAGGCAAGAACGAACGCTTCCATCGCAGCTTGAAAGCGGAAGTGTTCGCTCTGCACACGTTCCGCACCCTGGCGGAAGTTCAGCGCGCCCTCGACAACTGGCGCACGATCTACAATCTGGAGCGGCCACATGAAAGCCTCGGCATGGGTATCCCCGCCGATCGCTACCGGCCGAGTTCTCGCGCCATGCCCGATCGTGTGCCGAAGGTGCAATACGACGCCGGGGAGATCGTTCGCACCGCCTCCTCGACCCGGAGCTACATCGCCTTCAAAGGGCAGATGTGGAAAGTCCCTCAAGCCTTCTGCGGCGAGCAGTTGGCCATCAGGCAGCTCGACCGCGACGGTCGCTACGGAATCTTCTTCGCCAGCTGGCAGGTCGCATCAATCGACTTGACCAATGGCCAACCTGTCAGTGATGTGTCCGAACAGGTGTCAGCTATGTCCCCGGTCTGA
- a CDS encoding DHA2 family efflux MFS transporter permease subunit encodes MANATTASPAMMANPASETIAPKRLFAFIIMVFGMFMSILDIQIVSASLSEIQAGLSASSSEVSWVQTAYLIAEVIAIPLSGFLSRAFGTRLLFAISAAGFTASSLLCGFATTIEEMILWRALQGFLGAGMIPTVFASAYTVFPRTKFHIVGPIIGLVATLAPTIGPTVGGYITDLMSWNWLFFINVVPGIGITLGVLALVDFDEPHFELLDRFDWWGLLFMAAFLGTLEYVLEEGPQYEWMQDTSVAICAWICAVSAIAFFWRVFTAAEPIVNLRTFSNRNFAIGCVLQFCIGIGLYGLTYIYPRYLAEVRGYSALMIGETIVVSGITMFLVAPLVGRLMVKLDMRYMIAFGLVVFAIGSYQMTWITRDYDFYELLVPQILRGVGMMFAMVPTNNIALGTLAPDRVKNASGLFNLMRNLGGAVGLAVINTVLNDRTDLHITRLQERVTWGNATATETLTMFMQKFQGLGDSTLMAMKQLSQLVHRQAVVMSFGDAFFILTLFYLGLSLLVTLLNKPAALTGGGDAH; translated from the coding sequence ATGGCCAACGCCACCACCGCTTCACCCGCCATGATGGCGAACCCCGCTTCGGAAACTATTGCGCCGAAGCGGCTGTTCGCCTTCATCATCATGGTGTTCGGGATGTTCATGTCGATCCTGGACATCCAGATCGTCTCGGCCTCCTTGAGCGAGATCCAGGCCGGCCTGTCGGCGAGCTCCAGCGAAGTCTCCTGGGTGCAGACCGCCTATCTGATCGCCGAAGTCATCGCGATCCCGCTGTCGGGGTTTTTGTCGCGCGCCTTCGGCACGCGGCTGCTGTTTGCGATCTCGGCGGCCGGCTTCACCGCTTCGAGCCTGCTCTGCGGCTTCGCCACGACGATCGAGGAGATGATCCTCTGGCGCGCGCTTCAGGGCTTTTTGGGCGCCGGCATGATCCCGACGGTGTTCGCCTCGGCCTACACCGTGTTCCCGCGCACGAAATTCCACATCGTCGGTCCCATCATCGGGCTGGTCGCGACGCTGGCGCCGACCATCGGGCCGACCGTCGGCGGCTACATCACCGATCTGATGTCGTGGAACTGGCTGTTCTTCATCAACGTCGTGCCGGGCATCGGCATCACCCTGGGCGTGCTGGCCCTGGTCGACTTCGACGAGCCGCATTTCGAGCTGCTCGACCGCTTCGACTGGTGGGGCCTGCTGTTCATGGCCGCCTTCCTCGGCACGCTGGAATATGTGCTGGAGGAAGGCCCGCAATATGAATGGATGCAGGACACCTCGGTGGCGATCTGTGCCTGGATCTGCGCGGTCTCGGCGATCGCCTTCTTCTGGCGCGTCTTCACGGCGGCCGAGCCGATCGTCAACTTACGCACTTTCTCCAACCGCAATTTCGCGATCGGCTGCGTCCTGCAATTCTGCATCGGCATCGGCCTCTACGGCCTGACCTACATCTATCCGCGCTATCTGGCCGAAGTGCGCGGCTACAGCGCGCTGATGATCGGCGAGACCATTGTCGTCTCCGGCATCACCATGTTCCTGGTCGCGCCGCTGGTCGGCCGCCTCATGGTGAAGCTCGACATGCGCTACATGATCGCGTTCGGCCTCGTCGTGTTCGCGATCGGCTCCTACCAGATGACGTGGATCACGCGCGACTACGATTTCTACGAATTGCTGGTGCCGCAGATCCTGCGCGGCGTCGGCATGATGTTCGCGATGGTGCCGACCAACAACATCGCGCTCGGCACGCTGGCGCCCGATCGGGTGAAGAATGCGAGCGGCCTGTTCAACCTGATGCGCAATCTCGGCGGCGCCGTGGGCCTCGCCGTCATCAACACCGTGCTCAACGACCGCACCGATCTGCACATCACCCGCCTCCAGGAGCGCGTGACCTGGGGCAACGCGACGGCAACCGAAACCCTGACCATGTTCATGCAGAAGTTTCAGGGGCTCGGCGACTCCACGCTGATGGCGATGAAGCAGCTGTCCCAGTTGGTGCATCGCCAGGCCGTTGTGATGAGCTTTGGCGATGCCTTCTTCATATTGACGCTGTTCTATCTCGGCCTCAGCCTGCTGGTCACGCTCCTGAACAAGCCGGCCGCGCTGACCGGCGGCGGCGACGCGCATTGA
- a CDS encoding HlyD family secretion protein, with translation MAVSRDQAARVLRQEAVETTEQAGSEAATEKPAALAEQLRSHVAEETKRRTNEAPEKPATDKPAAPSPDAPAAGGAPKSGKRKFVLMGVGLVLALAAASYAGYYTLVGRFYISTDDAYVRANNTMLGARVAGHISSILAGDNTPVRAGDIVFRIDDGDYRIAVDAAATRIATQQATIDRIGRQIAALDSQVAQAKAQLVSAEAGLKRADLDYERQQALSSKGFASRATFESSEAGRDQGAAAVKAAQAAYDVAVSNVDVTKAQQAEAKAQLAELKTSLAKAERDLAFTAVRAPVDGTFSNRLVSAGDFVAVGQRLGNIVPLDDVYIDANFKETQLKRIRSGQPVTIKVDAYGMRKFSGVVDSIAAGAGSVFTLLPPDNATGNFTKIVQRVPVRIRVPKSVAKQSLLRAGMSVYATVDTNKGAADADSEIDLDDPTAIHPQ, from the coding sequence ATGGCCGTATCGAGAGACCAGGCTGCGCGAGTCCTTCGCCAGGAGGCGGTGGAGACGACGGAGCAGGCGGGCAGTGAAGCTGCGACCGAGAAACCTGCCGCCCTTGCCGAGCAGTTGCGCTCTCACGTGGCCGAGGAAACCAAGCGCCGCACCAATGAGGCGCCGGAGAAGCCGGCCACCGACAAGCCGGCCGCACCTTCACCGGATGCGCCCGCCGCAGGCGGCGCGCCGAAGTCCGGCAAGCGCAAATTCGTCCTGATGGGCGTTGGCCTCGTGCTGGCGCTCGCCGCCGCGAGCTACGCCGGCTACTACACGCTGGTCGGCCGCTTCTACATCTCCACCGACGACGCCTATGTCCGCGCCAACAACACCATGCTGGGCGCGCGCGTTGCCGGACACATTTCCTCGATCCTCGCCGGCGACAACACGCCGGTGCGCGCCGGCGACATCGTCTTCCGCATCGACGACGGCGACTACAGGATCGCGGTCGATGCCGCCGCGACCAGGATCGCAACCCAGCAGGCCACCATCGATCGCATCGGCCGCCAGATCGCCGCGCTCGACAGCCAGGTCGCGCAGGCCAAGGCGCAACTCGTCTCCGCCGAAGCCGGCCTCAAGCGCGCCGATCTCGACTATGAGCGCCAGCAGGCGCTGAGCAGCAAGGGCTTTGCTTCGCGGGCCACGTTCGAAAGCTCCGAAGCCGGACGCGACCAGGGCGCCGCCGCGGTCAAGGCCGCGCAGGCCGCCTACGACGTCGCCGTCAGCAATGTCGACGTCACCAAGGCGCAGCAGGCCGAAGCCAAGGCGCAACTCGCCGAGCTCAAGACCTCGCTCGCCAAGGCCGAGCGCGATCTTGCCTTCACCGCGGTGCGCGCGCCGGTCGACGGCACGTTCTCGAACCGTCTCGTCAGCGCCGGCGATTTCGTCGCGGTCGGCCAGCGCCTCGGCAACATCGTGCCGCTCGACGACGTCTACATCGACGCCAATTTCAAGGAGACGCAGCTCAAGCGCATCCGCTCCGGCCAGCCGGTGACGATCAAGGTCGATGCCTACGGCATGCGCAAGTTCTCCGGTGTCGTCGACAGTATCGCGGCGGGCGCGGGCTCGGTGTTCACGCTGTTGCCGCCCGACAACGCCACCGGCAATTTCACCAAGATCGTGCAGCGCGTGCCGGTCCGCATCCGCGTGCCGAAATCGGTGGCGAAGCAGAGCCTGCTGCGTGCCGGCATGTCGGTCTATGCGACCGTCGACACCAACAAGGGCGCGGCCGACGCCGACAGCGAGATCGATCTCGACGATCCCACCGCCATCCACCCGCAATAG
- a CDS encoding TetR/AcrR family transcriptional regulator has protein sequence MVVAASEHLHVIQEEDSSKRRQILDGARKVFMDLGFDGASMGEIARAAQVSKGTLYVYFADKCALFEAILEQEALQHGQVVFNFDPARDAETTLKDFGRAYIHLLCRPGGGSAIRTVMAIAERMPDVGRRYYARVLDKTINRLSEYLKAHVASGDLGIDDCDLAASQFMELCKASLFLPFVFQAAPAPSEQRMTEVVDSATRMFLAAYRAK, from the coding sequence ATGGTTGTAGCTGCCAGCGAACATCTGCACGTCATCCAGGAGGAGGACAGCTCCAAGCGCCGCCAGATCCTGGACGGCGCCCGCAAGGTGTTCATGGATCTCGGCTTCGACGGTGCCAGCATGGGCGAGATCGCGCGCGCGGCGCAGGTGTCCAAGGGCACGCTCTACGTCTACTTCGCCGACAAATGCGCGCTGTTCGAGGCCATCCTCGAGCAGGAAGCGCTTCAGCACGGCCAGGTCGTGTTCAATTTCGACCCCGCGCGCGACGCCGAGACCACGCTGAAGGATTTTGGCCGGGCCTACATCCATCTGCTCTGCCGGCCCGGCGGGGGATCAGCGATCCGCACCGTGATGGCGATCGCCGAGCGCATGCCCGATGTCGGCCGCCGCTATTACGCACGGGTGCTGGACAAGACCATCAACCGGCTCTCCGAATATCTCAAAGCCCATGTCGCCTCCGGCGATCTCGGGATCGACGATTGCGATCTTGCGGCGTCACAGTTCATGGAACTGTGCAAGGCCTCGCTCTTCCTGCCCTTCGTGTTCCAGGCCGCGCCCGCACCGTCGGAACAGCGCATGACCGAGGTGGTCGACAGCGCGACGCGGATGTTTCTGGCGGCGTACCGGGCGAAGTAG
- a CDS encoding DUF6665 family protein encodes MSRDLRPPVDILHYEIVQEQASALGRMGRTLEQALTRLREFDAAHAETPAAMQAARRELVMEAGQALWMFVVQREATGLRDSRHIMRTYNVPGEVQRCMGLAPAPLKPTSR; translated from the coding sequence ATGTCCCGTGATCTTCGCCCGCCAGTCGATATCCTTCATTATGAAATCGTCCAGGAACAGGCTTCAGCGCTTGGACGGATGGGCCGCACGCTCGAACAGGCGCTGACGCGCTTGCGCGAGTTCGATGCCGCCCACGCGGAGACACCGGCCGCGATGCAGGCGGCGAGGCGCGAACTGGTGATGGAAGCCGGCCAGGCGCTCTGGATGTTCGTGGTGCAACGTGAGGCGACCGGCTTGCGCGACAGCCGCCACATCATGCGCACCTACAACGTCCCCGGCGAGGTGCAGCGGTGCATGGGGCTGGCCCCCGCCCCGCTCAAGCCAACCTCGAGATAG
- a CDS encoding histidine phosphatase family protein → MSADIVRYLTHPQVQIDPDVPVPQWGLSAVGRARTEALANASWFANTTQIISSAERKAIETAEIIAAKLGIMIEIREAMHENDRSATGFLKPAEFEQVADQFFAEPHLSVRGWERAIDAQARIVREAEVVLTCNRPGDILFVGHGAVGTLLFCHTAGHPIDRVHDQPGGGGNCFAFARDGRRVLHGWRRMEEIGA, encoded by the coding sequence ATGTCCGCCGATATCGTCCGCTATCTCACCCACCCGCAGGTGCAGATCGATCCCGACGTGCCCGTGCCGCAATGGGGCCTCAGCGCGGTCGGCCGTGCGCGCACTGAAGCGCTCGCGAATGCAAGCTGGTTTGCAAACACCACGCAGATCATTTCCAGCGCCGAGCGCAAGGCGATCGAGACTGCGGAGATCATCGCCGCAAAGCTCGGCATCATGATCGAGATCCGCGAGGCGATGCACGAGAACGACCGCTCGGCGACGGGCTTCCTGAAGCCGGCCGAGTTCGAGCAAGTCGCCGATCAATTTTTCGCAGAGCCGCATCTCAGCGTTCGCGGCTGGGAGCGCGCGATCGATGCGCAGGCACGCATCGTGCGCGAGGCCGAAGTGGTGCTGACGTGCAATCGTCCCGGCGATATTCTCTTCGTCGGCCATGGTGCCGTCGGCACGCTGCTGTTCTGCCACACTGCCGGCCATCCCATCGACCGCGTCCACGATCAGCCGGGCGGCGGCGGCAATTGTTTTGCGTTCGCTCGGGACGGGCGCCGTGTTCTGCATGGATGGCGCAGAATGGAAGAGATCGGGGCGTAG
- a CDS encoding extensin-like domain-containing protein: MTRGVRLYLVGSIVLVSLAGCGRGFFQAEREPWRAEAEAACLKSGAVKESADIVRIDPISGPGQCGAEFPLKVAAIGEGSSSYGFADEELRPPGSIGNQPRWPVTQPRSTYPQSQNYPASSYPQRPNYPDSAARQPSGYGASSGPMSLNAPGVAQQEDEIDLPPEGTDAAGAARYMNSPSYPARQPGPAPYSQAPAQPPLPRLGPAQGNPVASVGPVAIKPTATLACPIVSELDRWLADTVQPSAMRWFGVRVAEIKQISAYSCRGMNGNSHAHISEHAFGNALDIAAFVLADGRRVTVKDGWRGMPEEQGFLRDVQSGACAHFTTVLAPGSNVYHYDHIHVDLMRRASRRLICQPAAVSGDEVASRAQSRRPYANARDPSVTGSLGRRSAAQKREEDEYADE, translated from the coding sequence ATGACGCGCGGAGTTCGTTTGTATCTCGTCGGCTCCATCGTCCTTGTTTCGCTTGCGGGTTGCGGACGCGGCTTTTTCCAGGCCGAACGTGAACCGTGGCGGGCCGAGGCCGAAGCCGCATGCCTGAAATCGGGGGCGGTCAAGGAGAGCGCGGACATCGTCCGCATCGACCCGATCTCCGGTCCCGGCCAGTGCGGCGCCGAGTTTCCGCTCAAGGTCGCCGCAATAGGCGAAGGCTCGAGCAGCTACGGTTTTGCCGATGAGGAACTGCGCCCGCCCGGCAGCATCGGCAATCAGCCGCGATGGCCGGTGACGCAGCCGCGATCGACCTATCCGCAGAGCCAGAATTATCCGGCATCGTCCTATCCGCAGCGGCCGAACTATCCCGACAGCGCGGCGCGCCAGCCCTCCGGCTATGGTGCGTCGTCCGGGCCGATGTCGCTGAACGCGCCCGGCGTCGCACAGCAAGAGGATGAGATCGACCTGCCGCCCGAGGGCACCGATGCCGCGGGCGCGGCGCGCTACATGAATTCGCCGAGCTATCCGGCGCGGCAGCCCGGTCCGGCGCCTTACTCGCAGGCGCCCGCACAGCCGCCGCTGCCGCGTCTCGGCCCGGCGCAGGGCAATCCCGTCGCTTCGGTCGGTCCTGTTGCGATCAAGCCGACCGCGACGCTGGCCTGTCCGATCGTGTCCGAGCTCGACCGCTGGCTCGCCGACACCGTGCAGCCTTCGGCGATGCGCTGGTTCGGCGTCCGCGTCGCCGAGATCAAGCAGATCTCCGCCTATTCCTGCCGCGGCATGAACGGCAACTCGCATGCCCATATCTCCGAGCACGCCTTCGGCAACGCGCTCGACATCGCCGCCTTCGTGCTCGCCGACGGCCGCCGCGTCACCGTGAAGGATGGCTGGCGCGGCATGCCGGAAGAGCAGGGATTTTTGCGCGACGTGCAGTCGGGCGCGTGCGCGCATTTCACCACGGTGCTCGCGCCGGGCTCGAACGTCTATCATTACGATCACATCCATGTGGACCTGATGCGCCGCGCCAGCCGCCGTTTGATCTGCCAGCCGGCCGCCGTCTCCGGTGACGAGGTCGCCTCGCGTGCGCAATCGCGCAGGCCATACGCGAATGCGCGCGATCCCTCCGTGACCGGCTCGCTCGGTCGCAGGAGCGCCGCGCAGAAGCGCGAAGAAGACGAATACGCCGACGAATAA
- a CDS encoding DUF2147 domain-containing protein, producing the protein MTRLVTSLGTLIALLAMAPSAEAGSYSFSIGGHRFHVEAPRNCRSTSCVSVSDRRLRTTDDVGTASTPPPAPIVQPPQPVYPAAPVRPPQATIAAPPAPPVPVLAATTSQSVVPPPAPRLEAPRLEAPRLEAPRAEAPSPSPPRVDLQRVDPPKAVTLDPPVAAPRPEIKPAAPIAQRSDDEPAYSPLGEWESTGAKGTVRIERCGPALCGFALTEASNRGESVLVNMKPKTHDVWTGSIYSRSSGSTYYGTMTLKASGKLHVEACAFGRFWCSGNDWTRIDAPREQMITTSRQWSARS; encoded by the coding sequence ATGACGCGGCTTGTGACTTCGCTTGGCACATTGATCGCACTGCTGGCGATGGCGCCTTCAGCCGAGGCCGGTTCCTACTCCTTCTCGATCGGCGGTCACCGGTTCCATGTCGAAGCGCCGCGCAATTGCCGGTCCACGTCCTGTGTTTCGGTGTCCGATCGCCGCTTGCGGACAACGGACGATGTCGGCACGGCATCCACACCGCCGCCTGCGCCAATTGTCCAGCCGCCGCAGCCGGTTTATCCGGCCGCCCCGGTTCGGCCGCCACAGGCGACAATTGCCGCACCGCCGGCGCCGCCGGTCCCCGTCCTTGCCGCAACGACGTCGCAGTCTGTCGTGCCGCCGCCTGCGCCAAGATTGGAGGCACCAAGGTTAGAGGCGCCAAGGTTAGAGGCGCCAAGGGCCGAGGCGCCGAGCCCCAGTCCGCCGCGGGTCGATCTGCAGCGCGTCGATCCGCCGAAGGCTGTTACGCTCGATCCGCCGGTCGCCGCCCCGCGGCCCGAGATCAAGCCAGCGGCACCGATCGCACAGCGCAGTGACGATGAGCCGGCCTATTCGCCGCTCGGCGAATGGGAGAGCACCGGCGCCAAGGGCACGGTTCGCATCGAACGCTGCGGTCCCGCATTGTGCGGTTTCGCGCTCACGGAAGCCTCCAACCGGGGCGAGAGCGTGCTCGTCAACATGAAGCCGAAGACGCACGACGTCTGGACCGGCAGCATCTACAGCCGCTCCAGCGGCAGCACCTATTACGGGACGATGACCCTGAAGGCCTCCGGCAAGCTCCACGTCGAAGCCTGCGCGTTCGGCCGCTTCTGGTGCTCCGGCAACGACTGGACGCGCATCGACGCACCGCGTGAGCAGATGATCACGACGTCACGGCAATGGAGTGCGCGGTCGTAG
- a CDS encoding DUF2147 domain-containing protein, protein MNKLTIAATALFLASTAAAHAGNTISFQIEGQHIRIETPRNCASLNCVTIVAPGLSDKPIKLNNINLKGLGGSKDDDVDNTPAPATTAQPAPAPVQQQPVQQAPVQATAPAAPPAPAPATTVAAAPTTTYDNTAQPAPVAAPAPVAAPAPVAAAPAPAPVAAAPVAVANSPIGVWATEENKGNVRVEQCGANLCGYAQKTNERILINMKPEGSKWSGRIHDPDSGRNYDSTIAMKGPNAMRVQGCAFGGMFCGGQTWKRVS, encoded by the coding sequence ATGAACAAGCTCACCATCGCCGCCACCGCGCTCTTCCTCGCCTCGACCGCCGCCGCGCATGCCGGCAATACGATCTCGTTCCAGATCGAGGGCCAGCACATCCGCATCGAGACGCCGCGCAATTGCGCCTCGCTCAACTGCGTGACCATCGTCGCGCCGGGCCTGTCGGACAAGCCGATCAAGCTGAACAACATCAACCTCAAGGGCCTTGGCGGCTCCAAGGACGACGACGTCGACAATACGCCGGCTCCGGCCACGACCGCACAGCCCGCGCCGGCTCCGGTGCAGCAGCAGCCCGTGCAGCAGGCCCCGGTGCAGGCGACCGCGCCGGCCGCGCCTCCGGCGCCCGCTCCGGCCACGACGGTTGCCGCCGCGCCGACCACCACCTACGACAACACCGCACAGCCCGCGCCTGTTGCGGCTCCGGCTCCCGTTGCTGCGCCCGCCCCTGTCGCGGCTGCTCCCGCGCCGGCTCCGGTGGCCGCCGCGCCCGTGGCGGTTGCCAACTCGCCGATCGGCGTCTGGGCGACCGAGGAGAACAAGGGCAATGTCCGCGTCGAGCAGTGCGGTGCCAACCTTTGCGGTTACGCCCAGAAGACCAACGAGCGCATCCTGATCAACATGAAGCCCGAAGGCTCGAAGTGGAGTGGCCGCATCCATGATCCCGACTCCGGCCGCAACTACGACTCGACCATCGCGATGAAGGGCCCGAATGCGATGCGCGTGCAGGGCTGCGCCTTCGGCGGCATGTTCTGCGGCGGCCAGACCTGGAAGCGCGTGAGCTGA